One Spiroplasma endosymbiont of Dioctria linearis DNA segment encodes these proteins:
- a CDS encoding YqeG family HAD IIIA-type phosphatase, with amino-acid sequence MANKKSRNLLLLNYFKPSIYLESYEKINLDSLKNSGIKLIMCDMDNTLIGWNERIPSPNVLNFIKNVYSHNMEFVLFSNNIRSRVENFAKKAGIKNYFWDCKKPLLGKMKLVKKLFKYKEEEMIIIGDQLVTDVLVANRAHIKSILVSPLSRNKEESKTIQFLEKHILKKLSQKNILHEGFYNEGEIGGNYEIL; translated from the coding sequence ATGGCAAATAAAAAATCTAGAAATTTATTATTGTTAAATTATTTTAAACCCTCTATCTATCTTGAAAGTTATGAAAAGATAAATTTAGATTCACTAAAAAATAGTGGAATAAAACTAATAATGTGTGATATGGACAATACATTAATTGGGTGAAACGAAAGAATTCCTTCACCAAATGTATTAAATTTTATTAAAAATGTCTATTCGCACAATATGGAATTTGTCTTATTTTCTAATAATATTAGAAGTAGGGTCGAAAATTTTGCAAAAAAAGCAGGGATTAAAAATTACTTTTGAGATTGCAAAAAACCACTTTTAGGTAAGATGAAATTAGTTAAAAAACTATTTAAATATAAAGAAGAAGAAATGATTATAATAGGTGATCAACTTGTTACAGATGTACTTGTTGCAAATAGAGCACATATTAAAAGTATTTTAGTGTCACCTTTAAGCAGAAATAAAGAAGAAAGTAAAACAATACAGTTTTTAGAAAAACACATTTTGAAAAAATTGTCACAAAAGAATATCTTACATGAGGGATTCTATAATGAAGGAGAAATTGGAGGTAACTATGAAATTCTCTAA
- a CDS encoding endo-beta-N-acetylglucosaminidase, which yields MKKIVFTLLSVTIVIPFLVYTVSCGNNKFNYGTDLSKISDYNWKKEEPYYDKNKRLLHDIPSSVSDEGIKLKIEERNRYLNYKYLNTGFKTVLEVLKQVPTGVPLNSKFLPNGNRKKDIMEIKRNEIFDKVNSILEWNYKSDLDAKYNKSRIELQKRTNVASKWVETQDEKIQQMNMTTIINSTSNENTIIGNKRTYSRSFNNYQYNDIMVSWAGSADEGIIIPPGKNEVEKAHLNGTKILGNIFLDGYHGLKKETLEKFLKRDAQGNYLIVDILINMAVNLAFDGWFWNNEPNGYFEDGYILNYKTVIEIMKQWNEKVKSSKDERINKLVLFSYKNNGNLELDSTGKTASQESEALHKNTDYFLSDFGITTNKSLDYIKKNKIEKSSHKIFNMYNLGGWINGKIFYDKNKIGQRDLRDLVYKHFDENGNEYKASDVSKEREDKNNNKWTYIKNGAQQANSYNSLAIFAAHTASDLAQQEMDKINNAIPNQESDIYGMTLQNYYDDMIYTGKNRQLSIEDKGSVSYDESTFNDYLSYGVGNLVNERTVLNDFNKSFFTNFSTGNGSKFALLNEKKERIIEENYPWSNTNIADVQPTYKWMILQNNGIGKTQQIDKETDITGYYDYLNPYLKGNSIALGSKKPNSIKINGEIEEATFDPNKSYNWMIMGSNYTDSKPLTVSIVYKSNYELSDESIVYEEIKSNNSNIRSSSNINIRNLDEGWKEVTTTITPSMGIIGKIGLQFKSSNKKNKINIGQLAVNSEKINQNLEDISQLKAQSELLIDRGNNYQNIRLNFENLLKDNDIYSYYEVYFKEKNKLVRVGETNSNDYFVRDIPSDTNELYIKIQNNATKEVKWIKFKLEG from the coding sequence ATGAAAAAAATAGTATTTACATTGTTATCAGTAACAATAGTAATACCTTTTTTAGTATATACAGTTTCTTGTGGAAACAATAAATTTAATTATGGTACGGATCTTTCAAAAATTTCAGATTACAACTGAAAAAAAGAAGAACCATACTATGATAAAAATAAAAGGTTATTACATGATATTCCTTCATCAGTGTCAGATGAAGGAATAAAATTAAAAATTGAAGAAAGAAATAGATATTTAAATTATAAATACTTAAATACAGGCTTTAAAACAGTCTTAGAAGTTTTAAAGCAAGTTCCAACTGGTGTTCCATTAAATTCAAAGTTTTTACCAAATGGTAATAGGAAAAAAGATATAATGGAAATCAAAAGAAATGAGATTTTTGATAAGGTAAATAGTATATTAGAATGAAACTACAAATCAGATTTGGATGCTAAATATAATAAATCAAGAATTGAACTTCAAAAAAGAACTAATGTCGCTTCTAAATGAGTTGAGACTCAAGACGAAAAAATTCAACAAATGAATATGACAACAATTATTAATAGCACTTCTAATGAAAATACGATTATCGGAAATAAAAGAACTTATTCAAGAAGTTTTAATAATTATCAATACAATGATATTATGGTTAGTTGAGCAGGTTCAGCTGATGAGGGAATAATTATTCCCCCAGGTAAAAATGAAGTTGAAAAAGCTCATTTAAATGGAACCAAAATACTGGGAAATATTTTCTTAGATGGTTATCATGGTCTTAAGAAAGAAACATTAGAAAAATTTTTAAAGAGGGATGCTCAGGGAAATTATCTAATAGTTGATATTTTAATTAATATGGCAGTTAATTTGGCTTTTGATGGTTGATTTTGAAATAATGAACCTAATGGTTATTTTGAAGATGGTTATATTTTAAATTATAAAACTGTTATTGAAATTATGAAACAGTGGAATGAAAAGGTTAAATCTTCAAAAGACGAGAGGATTAATAAATTAGTATTATTTTCATATAAAAATAATGGAAATTTAGAATTAGATTCAACTGGTAAAACAGCAAGTCAGGAGTCTGAAGCACTGCACAAAAACACAGATTATTTTTTAAGTGACTTTGGAATTACTACAAATAAATCTCTTGATTATATTAAAAAAAATAAAATTGAAAAGAGTTCACACAAAATTTTTAATATGTATAATTTGGGTGGTTGAATTAATGGAAAAATATTTTATGATAAAAATAAAATAGGGCAAAGAGATCTTAGAGATCTTGTTTATAAACATTTTGATGAAAATGGAAATGAATATAAAGCAAGTGATGTCTCAAAGGAAAGAGAAGATAAAAATAATAATAAATGAACCTATATTAAAAATGGTGCACAGCAAGCTAATTCTTATAATTCTTTAGCAATTTTTGCTGCACATACAGCAAGTGATTTAGCACAACAAGAGATGGATAAAATTAATAATGCAATTCCTAATCAAGAAAGTGATATTTATGGAATGACATTACAAAACTATTATGATGACATGATTTATACTGGAAAAAATAGACAGCTTTCAATTGAAGATAAGGGTTCTGTTTCTTATGATGAATCAACTTTTAATGATTATTTAAGTTATGGTGTAGGAAATTTAGTAAATGAAAGAACAGTTTTAAACGATTTTAATAAATCATTTTTTACAAATTTTTCAACTGGTAATGGGTCAAAATTTGCTTTATTAAATGAGAAAAAAGAAAGAATTATTGAAGAAAATTACCCATGAAGTAATACCAATATTGCTGATGTTCAACCTACATATAAATGAATGATTTTGCAAAATAATGGTATTGGCAAAACACAACAAATTGATAAGGAAACAGATATTACTGGTTATTATGATTATCTAAATCCATATTTGAAAGGTAATTCAATTGCTCTTGGCTCTAAAAAACCAAATTCAATTAAAATTAATGGAGAAATTGAAGAAGCCACATTTGACCCAAATAAAAGTTATAATTGAATGATTATGGGAAGTAATTATACAGATAGTAAACCATTAACAGTTTCGATTGTATATAAATCAAATTATGAACTTTCAGATGAAAGCATAGTATATGAAGAAATAAAATCAAATAATTCAAATATAAGGTCAAGTTCAAATATAAATATTAGGAATTTAGATGAAGGTTGAAAAGAAGTGACAACTACTATAACACCATCAATGGGAATAATAGGCAAAATTGGCTTACAATTTAAATCTTCAAATAAAAAAAATAAAATTAATATAGGACAATTAGCTGTTAATTCAGAAAAAATTAATCAGAATTTAGAAGATATTTCACAATTAAAAGCTCAATCAGAATTACTAATTGATAGAGGAAATAATTATCAAAATATTAGACTTAATTTTGAGAATTTATTAAAAGATAACGATATCTATTCTTATTATGAAGTTTATTTTAAAGAAAAAAATAAACTAGTTAGAGTTGGAGAAACTAACTCAAATGATTATTTTGTAAGAGATATTCCAAGTGATACTAATGAGCTTTATATAAAAATACAAAATAATGCAACTAAAGAAGTTAAATGAATTAAATTTAAATTGGAGGGGTAA
- the yqeH gene encoding ribosome biogenesis GTPase YqeH has protein sequence MKFSNNEKLNEIEKQLEDLEDKALQINANSEEPETIKIKQRSKVSLTEAKPGIGNTTNYQSKAPKKCIGCGKQLQTVDKRLPGFSLNIEQQDLCLRCFKIKYYNKLVEQEINDKDFIDIIDEINQTKNKIRYYYVVDMFDLPGSRLTWLEKLISKKEVVILVNKIDLFPKAVKKMKILNYVKKFFEDSPIAGSKIIFTSSLKGDYIFPLVNELKSVEYDQYIVGISNAGKSSLINACLTYNNQIPSIVTSKYVNTTLDKIKINFTENNFVYDTPGLVKHNHIAIATAPNYWDFFFFKKEIKQVTYQLNAGQSIFYGGLAWFSFVEGQAINEKNHKPTKTNFHFYINKQMPLHRTKKVNAQQYFKKNRYNLSPRLLSSDSDFEIHSFVYNDEKKIDLHISGLGWINFKTYKGMKLEITVPKTEYGIKVTQLEAMI, from the coding sequence ATGAAATTCTCTAATAATGAAAAATTAAATGAAATTGAAAAACAATTAGAAGATTTGGAAGATAAAGCCTTACAAATTAATGCTAATAGTGAAGAACCAGAAACAATTAAAATTAAACAAAGAAGTAAAGTTAGTCTAACAGAAGCTAAACCTGGTATTGGTAATACTACAAATTATCAATCAAAGGCACCTAAAAAATGTATTGGTTGTGGGAAACAGTTGCAAACTGTTGATAAAAGATTACCAGGGTTCAGTTTAAATATTGAACAGCAAGATTTATGTTTAAGATGTTTTAAAATAAAATACTACAATAAATTAGTAGAACAAGAAATTAATGATAAAGATTTTATTGATATTATTGATGAAATAAATCAAACTAAAAATAAAATTAGATATTACTATGTAGTTGATATGTTTGATTTACCTGGAAGTAGATTAACTTGATTAGAAAAATTAATATCAAAAAAGGAAGTGGTTATTTTAGTTAATAAAATTGATTTATTTCCAAAAGCAGTAAAAAAAATGAAAATTTTAAATTATGTTAAGAAGTTCTTTGAAGATTCACCAATTGCTGGTTCAAAAATTATCTTTACTTCATCTCTTAAAGGTGACTATATTTTTCCATTAGTAAATGAATTGAAATCAGTAGAGTATGATCAATATATTGTTGGAATTTCAAATGCTGGTAAATCAAGTTTAATAAATGCTTGTTTAACATATAATAATCAAATTCCTTCAATTGTTACTTCAAAATATGTTAATACAACTTTAGATAAAATTAAAATTAATTTTACAGAAAACAACTTTGTGTATGATACACCTGGTCTTGTAAAACACAATCATATAGCTATTGCAACTGCACCAAATTACTGAGATTTTTTCTTTTTTAAAAAAGAAATTAAACAAGTGACTTATCAGTTAAATGCTGGTCAATCAATTTTTTATGGAGGACTTGCTTGATTTAGTTTTGTCGAAGGTCAAGCAATTAATGAAAAAAATCATAAACCAACTAAAACTAACTTTCACTTTTATATAAATAAACAAATGCCATTACATAGAACAAAAAAAGTAAATGCACAACAATACTTTAAAAAGAATCGTTACAATTTATCTCCAAGATTACTTTCAAGTGACAGTGATTTTGAAATTCACAGTTTTGTATATAATGACGAGAAAAAAATAGACTTACATATTTCAGGGTTGGGTTGAATAAACTTTAAGACTTATAAGGGTATGAAATTAGAAATAACTGTACCTAAAACAGAATATGGAATAAAAGTAACTCAGTTAGAAGCAATGATATAA